cacccctgggttaaatcctctgtaccaaaaaatagtaacaataataaataaataataaaatgaaataaacctcGGCTCATTCTGTGCCTTCCATCTGGAACGCTCCTTCTTCATCTTCACCTGTGAAGCTCCACCTGTCTGTGAAAGTCCAGCTCTAAGGCCATCTCCACTTTCCTGGTCCTTTCTGATCCTTGTTAACACTATTAATAGAGACCACTGCTACCATCTATTGGGTACCTACTGTACTCTGATGTTACACTGAGTATGGTTTGTACATCCCTTCCAATCCTCATATTGGAAGGCCTCAGTCCTTATTATTGGCCCTGGGTAATAAACCTGGTACAAAACAAATACTCAATAAACATTGGTAAAATAGCTAggggtgtggcttggtggcagaACATGTCCTCAGCATGcttaaagccctgggttcaaccccagcatgtatatatgtatttatatatgtacagatTCATAATATtcatatgaatgaataaaggaggaggaaaactgaggcccagagatggAATATGACTTTTGTTTTCCCTGGCACTTATATGCCTAAAGCCACAGAGCTTTCTCCCAATACCCGCCACCAGGGAGGAGCAACCTTAGGAAAGTGACTGTAGCTTTAGTCCCTGGGCCTAGACAACAACTGTCAACATAGGCCAATTGAGTGCAGCCTGTGCAGGGGCCTAGAAGTGGCAGCCATGCTTTATCTGTGAGAGGTGAGGCCTGAGCTGGACGAGTACTTCAGGTGGCAGGGGAGCAAAGAGAAGGCATGGTCACTCATTCATGCAGTAAACCTTTTCTGAGGGCTGGCCCTGTGCCGGGCCTAATTCTGGGGGCAGGTGGGGTCTGAGGTATAAGGAGGTATGAGGTGAAATGGAGGCCAAGTTTGCCTAACAGGATGGAAGCATGAGAGGGAGGCCTGAGACTGCAACTCCAGTCTAGGAGTCTGCCCTCCCCAAACCCTCCTTCACATGTGTCGAGGTCTGCAGACAAGCCTATTCAGCATGGCTTCTCTGTGAGTTCACctgagggctggaggtgtagctcagtagcagaacacTTGTCTATGATGCTTGAGACTCTGGGTTGGatgaaacaccaaaaaaacaaaaccatcatGGAAATGACCCAGCCAGCACTGATGGGATCCAGGCAAATAAATTTTGATCATttgaggtctggggttgtagctcagtggcagaccacTTGCCTAACAcctgtaaggccctgggttcaatccttagcactatagaaaaagaagcaaataagggctgggattgtggctcagtgatagagtgctcgcctagcatgcacgaggcactggattccatccttagcaccacataaatgtaaattaaggatattgtgtccacctaaaactaaaaaataaatatttaaacaaataaaataaaggcattctgatcatctacaactacaaaatttttttttaaatatgaccaTTTGGACAAGTCATAGGGTGAATCTAATGTCAAGGGAAAGTCACAGAACAGCATGTGCAGCACGATCACACTGTGTTGTAAAAATGCTAAAcgtgtatatacataatgaattCACAGAGAAAGGTCTGGAACAACTGTTAACCATAGTCATttctggggaaggagggagagagaggagtgaTTCTCACTCTTTAAACTTCTATATAGTCCTTTTTTCCCTTCATAGGCATTTAGTGttcttgaaagaaaaacattcGATAAAGGAGGGCAAGGCAAAGAAATAGTCCTGTGGGGAGAAGCCAGGGTGGTCCCAACAGGAAGAACTGCATGTGCAAAGGCTTGGAGAAAAGAGGAAGCAAGGCAGGCTGGGAACAGAAGTAGATCCACATAATTGGAGGAGGACCAAAGGCAGGGCAGGTGTCTGCAAGGATGGGGGCTTTGACGGAAGTGAAGGTGGGAGGGAGAAGCCTCAGGAGGTGGTGCCATGTGTGGGCAGGTGAGGCCATGGGTGCCATGTGTGGGCAGGTGAGGCCAAAGAGCAGCTGAACTATTTATGGAACTGAGGGTCCTTTCAACCATCCAGCTGCAGCCAGAGATCCCTGGGGAGATCAAGATGGAGGGAGGGTAAGCCCACAGGCTGTGCAACTTAAGAGGATCAAGTGCTCTGGAGTGAAGCAAACTGAATACATGCACCTGCCCTGAGCCTTCTCCACATCCCACTGAGATGGAGACAGTTACTtgcacttcacagatgaggaaactgaggcccagagctatgaaatGCTTGAGTTCAGCTCTCAATCCTTATTCTTCCTTTCAACTTTCTTTGGCATTGTGCATGCGAAGAAGTGAGACCCTGCTGCAAGCCTGGTTCCCACTGAGCACCCAAGACCTGGGGGGCTATGAGTCAGAGAAGACTTCTGTGCCCAAGGATGCAGGCAGGGCTTTCCAAGGAAGCCTGGGTGAGGAAGGCCACAAATGGCCACCTGAGAGTCCTGGGGGCTCTCCTCCTTGGCCCTGGGGCACAGACATAAGTTTAGGGGACAGAGACTGAAGACACCTTCAGAAGGGAATCCTGCTCACTCTGAAGTCAGAAGAGCCTGAATTCCAACCCCAGCTCTGCCataatctgagcaaacatttacCTTTCTGAGTCTCCATACCCCTGCTGGagaggggtaggggtagggggtCAAAAGGTATAAGAGacaaaaatatcttaaagaaaaCAGTCCTAGTCCTAGGCAGAATTCCTGTGAAGGAGAAGATGACGGCCATATCCTTCCCCATCCACACAACCCCGGACACAGGACAGGAAGCAAGGCACCAGAAACAGTTCCTTTATTTGGGGGGAGAGCCCAGGCTAAGTTGGTAGGAAGAGGCGGCACAGACCCCAGTACCAGGCTGAGGGGCCCAGCAGGGTCCACAGATGAGACACGAGGTGGTTGAGGGATGTTCTCAGCTGTAGGTGGCAGGCCCGGGACAGGAGGGGAGGTCAGGGATTGGGTGCTGAGCCTGCTCAGTGTCCACAGGGGCCAGAAACAGATGGCCAAAGATTTTCCCACCCCCAGTGCCCACAGAGTGGCCAAGAGGGCAGCCTCTGAGTCCTCCTTCCCCTCAGTGTGAAGACCAGGCCCAAGGGGGTCAGATTCTGAGGAGGCCACACAGAGAGACACTTAGGGGAGGTGACCCTACCTAAGTTGGGCAAAGACTCTCACCCCCCAGAGAGCAGGTGAAGCTGGAAGAGCAAACACTTTAACGCAGGCTGCAGCGACCCACCCCACAGCACACGGCACACGGAGCCACACACGGCTCCCTTCTCAGAGGACACCACACTTTCACACAGTCTGGCTCCTGCCCACGGCCCCAGACTGGCTGAAGACTTGCCTGAGCCATCACCTACTGGTTCTCCTCCCTGCTGGCAGCATGTGGGGACAAAGACACAGTGGGGCTCAGCTGAACTGCCAAGCTTGGGGCCCAGGCTGAATCCTGGTCCCAGCTAACATTTAGCAGGGAGCCCCTAttggaggagagaaggggggTGTCTCACATAGGGGACATGGGGAGGGAGTCATTATCTTTTGGGTTACCCCGTGGAGAAGACAATTCCCTGGGCAGGGAGGAGTAAGGGAAGTGCGCTGGGACTCCCCTGCTGCCAGGTACTCACAGTGTCTGGTAAGTGCTATCCTTGGCCTTGAGGAAGCGCAACACGAAGAAGGCCACGGCCTGCAAGCTCAGCACCAGCACAACACCCCCGATGAAGCTGGCACCATCAAAGCCAGAGCTGTGGGCTTCAGGGATCACAGGGCTCCCTGTGGAGTGAGACAGGGTGGAGGTCATAGCCGGCCACCATGGACCCAGGATCCCTGCTCCACCTCACAACTGGCCCAGGACACCTCAGGGCCTCAGTCCTCACTATGGAGCCTGGAACACAGGCACAGAAGTCTAGCTCAGAACCTATGGGCAGAGGGGAAGTACCTGGTATAAGGGATAGTGCTTGTTAGGACTTGGCCCTATTCCTAAGTTGCTCTGTGGCTTTCTGCCATGCACACCCTCTCTGGGCCTACTAATCCCATAGACCCACTAGATGAGAAAGGGTGCTTAGGGCTTAGATCCCAATGCAGATGGTCCCTTTTCAGAACCACTAAGCCTCAAGCCCCTACTCAGAGAAGAAGGAGCAGGAGAAGTAGAGGTCTAGACCAACACCCTACTAGAAGATGggcccctttctcttctcctcagATAGTAGAGCCTCAGGGCCACAGTTACCAGGCTAGATCTGGGTGACTCCCAGCTGTGCCACAAGGGATTCCATTTCAGGCCTTGGGCCAGGTGCCCAGGACAGGGTAGGGCCAGGTAGGGCAGTGTAGGGCAGGGCTGGTGGGCAGAACATACCAGGACAATGACAGGGACTCAGCTGGGAGCAGGGTCCACTTCCCAGAGGGTGTGTGTGGTATAAGGGGGTCCAAGAATACCAAGGGCAAAAGATGGTCCCAGCCGAAGCTCAGGGATCCCTAGAGAAGGATGCCAAGGGAAGAAGAGCAAAAAGGGAAGAGACAAGCCACACACAGTAGATCTGGGGCTTCAGTTGAGAGAACTGAGCCATCAATAATTCAGCCTCTGAGATCAGTTTCCGGCTTTAATTAACCAAGAGCCTCTTCAGCCATCCTGGCCAAGTCTGGTGACCTCCAGTCTCTGAGGGGCAGTGGAAGTCAAGGGGTGGGGTCCTTGCCTCTGCTCTGCCAGAAATCTGCTCTGGGACCCTCTGGTCCGGCAGGTTGCAGTAGATGGTCACTTATTAGTGACTGAAGCCACATACTCTTATTAGTAACTAGAGCCACATACTCTCAGGTCCAAGGGTTAGGAACGGGTAGgagctgccttttcttttttagttgtagatgaacataatacctataacttatttatttttttatgtggtgctgagagtcaaacccagtgcctcacgtgtgctaggcaagtgctccactgagccacaaccccagcctcgaGAGCCGCCATTTCTTGATCACCTTCAGTGCGTCAGACACTGAAGTGGGCCCTATCTATGCAGACCCATTAAATCCTAACAGCAGCTTTGTGAGGTAGGTCTTACccaacccattttacagatgtggaaactatAGATGGAGGGAAAACTGAGAGAAGGATACTACAGAGCATGTCAGCACCTGAGCCCAGCTGTCTTTCTATGCACCTCTGGTCCTCCCACTACCCCATCCCACAGGGAATACTTGCCTGTTGTGATTGTCTTCGGTTTATAGGTGGGATGGTGGTGGGCAGCTGAGGAGACAGGAAATCCATAATAAAACCACCTTCCTGTCCCCTGGCTCCCATCGAGACCCCAGTCACTGCCAGCTGCTGGACTCCAACTCAGACTAGGCCCTTCTCCCAGGTCCAGACACTCAGTGTTCTATAAAGCCTTCGTTGCACAGTTCCCTCCACCAGATGTGCCACCTCTGCAGTTCTACCTACCAAACTCATCTCTGatcccacttcctccaggaagcctcccacCATTCCCTTCTGAACTTCCAAAACCATGATGTCTTATATTACAGGAAGACCTAATGCCCCCATCCCCTCGCACATCTGGACCAATTTACAGTGATAAAACAGGTCATAGAGGGAAAGAGACCTCTGAGAGCTAAAGACAGAATTGAAACTGGACCCAGGTGTTTGTGGGCATAGTTCACTCCCTGAGAGGCTGGGTTCTCCTGGGAGCAGGTTCTGGATGGGGAGaccagccccctccctccaaCTTTGCTAGACCAGTGGGAACTCCTTTACCTGGACAGGACTCTGAGCGGTTGTAGACAGAGCAACCCTCCTTGACCACCTCAGCTTGGGCCACACAGTGTCCTTATGGGAGAAGGTGCAGGGAAGAGGTTTGAGGAGAGTGTTCAGAGCTTTGGGCTTCAGAGCTGGGGCCAATGAGCTTGGAAAGGGCCCAACTCCATACCTGGTTCCTGTAGTCGACATTGCTGCCACACGCAGCCTGAGAAATTGTGTGCTCTGTCCCCCTCCACACAACGCTCACAGAGCTCCAGTTGTTTGCAGCCCCCTTGGACAGCAGGCCAGGTATTCAGGCGGATCAAGGCTCCCCGCCCAAAGCCTTGAGCTCCTTTACCTGGGAATGGGATGGGAGTGGGAAGGGAGCAACTCTGGGAAGCCAAGTTGCAGCACTACCCCACCACCTCTATAGCTCTCACCCCTCTGCTCACGCCTGGAGCTTCTGCAAGCACAAGGTTACACTCACCTAGCCTTCATCACATTCCCCCAGGACCCCCTCCCTTTACGTACATCTGGGGTTCCCAGGCACATTTGGAGCTATCACCTCCACATAGACCCGAAGTTCCCTACTCTACATCTGGAGTCTATATATATACACGTGGTTCTCCACACAAAACGGGAgcccctttcctctcccacctctgGAGCCCTGAACTGGCTTTGGAAGTCCCCTCCTATCCCCAGCCAAGACTGGAAGGCAGATGGATGAGGGGAATGCGTCAAGTGCCCCAGCCTGGTTCTAGCCAGACCCAGTCCTGCGTTACCAGCCACAGCGAGTTGAGCACACAGGAGGAGGCAGCAGTAGCCGCCGCAAAGCGCAGCCCGAAAGACACGGGGTCCCGGCGCTGCCATGGACGCGGGTGGGAAACGGGAGTCCGCGGGCAGCTGGTGTGGCGCGTCCCTTCTGGACTCCGCTCGCAGGAGCTTGTGGGGAGAGAGACCCGGGCAACCGGGGCGTGGCCAGTAGGGGCGTGACCAATAGGAGTGGCCGGGTGGGGCGGGGCTCTTTGGTAGGGCGGAGCCATCGAGGGCGGGGCCAGATAGGGACGTGGCTGGGCTAGTTGGGTTGGGGCGGGGCTTGGACAAAAGGGGCGGAGTCCAGGACTTGGTGTAGCCGGGCGCAGAGCGCCCCCACTGGTAGCTGGGTGGAAACGGTTAAGTAGGGATTATTTTTATCCCTGCTTCATaggtgaggaaaccgaggctgaGAAAAGGTGACTTGTTTGAggtcacagtggcaaaatatGGATTTGAAAGTGAAGTCACTTTGGCTCAGACCAGGCCTTTAGGGTGCAGCCTCCCAGAAGGCCCTATGGAGGCTAGGACAGGTCTCAGCTATCCCTCACCTCTGGCTGCTTGTGCCCAGCTTTGGTGTTTTCTCTCGGCCCTCACACCATCCCCCAGGACCCTCTTCTGCCTTTCAGCCCTCCATCTTGTCTGCCTCACACCCATCACACCCTCTGGCCAAGCCACGGGTCATGCCCTTATCAGGTCAATAGGGCCTCTCTGCAGCCCTCCTAGGGCCTCCTCTCCTGGCCCAGTACCACTCTCTTGCAGCTACTTCTCAGGTTCCTTAGGGGcacctcttttttctcttctcctcgctcctcctccttctccctctaaCCCCTTTTAAATTGATGGTGGCTCAGTTTAGTTCTGAGCCCAAATTCACACTCTTTTGGGGTCATCTTGGCCATTCCTCTGTCACCAGTCCCCATTTAAAAGCCAACAAGTCACCTGGCACGATGACTCAGCttaagcaaaagtgaggtgctaagtaatcagtgagaccctgtctccaaataaaatataaaatagggctggggatgtggctcagtggtcgagtgccctgagtttattccctggtaccaaaaagaaaaaaaaaaaaaaagaaagaaagaaaaaagaaaagaaaaagccaacaagaAGTCTCCAATTTTCACCTCCCAGGCCACTTCTGGCTCCACAGCTGCCACACCTGTAACTAATAACACATAGCCTATGATCACTGAATCCTTACTACCAGCAGAATGTACATTCTACTAAGAGCTTTCATTTGCAGCCTCCCATCTAATGTCCACAATTAACCTGTAGGCATGGGTTGTGTCACCCCCAATTTGCAAGGTGCTTAGGGACACAGCAGACTCGTCTGTGAATCCAGCTCCAACGAAGCTAGAAGCCACCCTCCCTCTGCCATGCCTCCTATGGGTCCCTGCTTCTTGGGTCCTGAATGTCCTCAGGTGTCTAATATTGTCTTGTCCCTTTTCCCCACTCAGGGAGGCCCCATCATACCCCTTCAGTCACCTGGGCTGGGAACCATGATTTGACCTTCACCTCCTCTCTCCATCCCAGCCCCCGAAAATAAAATCCTTCATACTCCATATCTAGGTGTGCCCTGGGTCCGGTTTCCTCATCCTCCTTCTGCTGGCCTCACTGTCTTTCACCCTTCAGGCCAGTCTCCAAGCTGGCCTTCACAGTACAGGACTGTCCTGAAACCATGCATGGATCTGGCCACACCTCTTCCAATTAACAACTTTTCATCAATGCCTTGGCCTGGCCAATTCTTTGATTTCTTGCTCTAGAAGTCTCTGGCCTGTCCTGGGCTGTCTGCAGCACCTTTCTATGCCTCAAGGATATGCCTTTATCCTAGTTCCTCTCCTGCAGTGTGTGCGTGTAGAGGGTCCTTCTCCATTCCCCACCACATCTGCCTGGCAAACTAATGCTTCAAGTCACCTCTAAAAGAGTgattcttggaaaaaataaaagtcaggtCATACCATTCCCTTGCTTAACCCATTCTAGTGCTTCTCCCCATCTACAGGCTTTCCCCTGCCTACCTCTCTGGGCTCAAACCCTCCCTTTCCCCTGTTCATTTGGCCTCCTCAAATTCTTCTCCTCCTCACAGACTGTGTACTTGCCATGCCCActtcttgaaattttttcttttcttccttccttccttccttcccagggacacttaaccactgagctatatccccagtcctttttatttatttatttattttttgagacaaggtcttgctaagttgcttagagcctcactaaattgctgaggctggctttgaacttgcaatcctcctgcctcagcctcctgagatactgggattacaggtgtgtgtcaccatttCTGGCTTCTACTCTCTTCAAGTGACTCTAAACTCCCTTCCTAAAAAACATCTCCTAGTTATTCTACATTACatcatctgtttttttcctttgaagcaTGTATCAAATGCATAATtaactacacatttgtttcctgggCAGAAACCATGTTTGTCTTTTTCCCTAGGGAACACCCTGCACGCAGAACAAGCTAAGTAGATGTTTATTAGTAGCCCTACAATACCATGTTGTGACTATTTGAGTACATGTTTGTCTGAGCCATTGGCCTTTGAGACCATCAAGGGTTTTCTATTTGACATATTAAGtgtctctttttttaagtttatttattttttagtggtagttggacacaatacctttgtttatttatttatttatttttatgtggtgctgaggatcgaacccaggaccttgcacattcGAGAtgaacgctctactgctgagccacaaccccagtcccaaatgTCTCTTTGTAAATTGCTTATCTCTCCCCTTCTTTAAGGATCTCCTTAAAGAAGGCAGCAGGTTTTGTTCACAGCTATAACCTCTGTGTCTGGCAAATAGTAGATGTTCAGTAAATATACATTAAACATTGAAAATGCAGAAATGTGGCCAGATCATCTCTGTTTCTAGCACCCATCAAAACTCAAGCCAGGGCCAGGGTGATATCAGTGAATGCTGGCTGAATGAGGTCCATGCTAAGAATACATATACTGACAATGactggaccccccccccccgtttggGACAAGGTCCTCAAGTGTAGAGATTATCTGTGTCTCACAAGTATATGCAAATGGGGGGggatggagatatagctcagttggtggagtgcttgcctcgtatgcataaggccctgggttcaatcctcagcaccacacacacacacacacacacacacacacacacaacaaatatatgcaaacacacacacactctcctcGCTTTAGACTAGCTTTAGACTCCAGACTGGTGAAGAATGAAGAGGTAAAGAAGCCTCACCTGGAAGTGAGAGTTCACAGCCATCTGGTGGCCACCTGGCAAACTGCAGTATTGTCACCTTGTCTAACTTCACCCTAATCTCTCCTGGGAATGAGGGTGCCATCTAAGCTAGCATGGGAGACACCCTGGGCTTGGTTACAGGTGAACCTGGCCTCATATACAGTTCTGCCATTTTTCTGTGTGATCAGGGGCAAGTTCCTTGGCTTCTCTGGAGATACGGTCCCTTACCTTTGCAGGATTGTTGTAAGAAAAAATTGGGCTCTGGTCTGGCACCTGGTAGGTGGGAAGaaaataaggaggaaagatttgctAGGCAGTGATGGCCTCAATTGTCCTGTTAGCAAGAGCAATTCTGCATGAGAGAGCGTACATTTGATAATACACAGCCTCACTTCAGTCTCTAGGGTCTCTGGGGTTTCTCAGGGTTAGAAATACCAcccatcttggggctgggattgtggctcagtggcagagtgcttgcctcgcatgtgtgaggcactgggttcgatcctcagcacacata
This genomic interval from Urocitellus parryii isolate mUroPar1 chromosome 11, mUroPar1.hap1, whole genome shotgun sequence contains the following:
- the Cd164l2 gene encoding CD164 sialomucin-like 2 protein, whose product is MAAPGPRVFRAALCGGYCCLLLCAQLAVAGKGAQGFGRGALIRLNTWPAVQGGCKQLELCERCVEGDRAHNFSGCVWQQCRLQEPGHCVAQAEVVKEGCSVYNRSESCPAAHHHPTYKPKTITTGNPVIPEAHSSGFDGASFIGGVVLVLSLQAVAFFVLRFLKAKDSTYQTL